The following are encoded together in the Neofelis nebulosa isolate mNeoNeb1 chromosome 9, mNeoNeb1.pri, whole genome shotgun sequence genome:
- the RETSAT gene encoding all-trans-retinol 13,14-reductase, with the protein MWLSLLLLLLLVVPLLAVLCKGHLRPFAGSSPNPFSEDVRRPSAPLVTDKEARRKVLKQAFSVSRVPKKLDAVVIGSGFGGLAAAAILAKAGKRVLVLEQHTKAGGCCHTFGKNGLEFDTGIHYVGHMQEGKSSRLILDQITEGQLEWVALSSPFDIMVLEGPNGRKEFPMYSGKKAYIQGLKEKFPQEEAAIDKYIKLVKAVSHGVVLAILLKTLPLRIAQLLSKWGPLTHFSAFLRASTQSLDEVLRQLPASPELRAVLSYIFPTYGVTPRHSAFSMHALVTNHYMEGAFYPRGGTSEIAFHTIPVIQRAGGAVLTSATVQSVLLDSTGKACGVTVKKGQELVNIYCPIVISNAGLFNTYKYLLPENARCLPGVRQQLETVRPGLSAFCVFIGLRGTKEDLGLQATNYFVYFDTDFDKAMEHYVSMPREKAAEHLPILFIASSSAKDPTWEDRFPDRSTMIVLVPTCYEWFEEWQEEAEGKRNSDYETLKNSFVEASLSVVMRLFPQLEGKVESVVGGSPLTYQFYLAAPWGACYGASHDLDRLHPHVMTSMRAQSPIPNLYLTGQDVFTCGLVGALQGALLCSSTILKRNLYLDLKNLNSRIQAQKN; encoded by the exons CTTTCTCAGTCAGCCGAGTGCCAAAGAAGCTGGATGCAGTGGTGATCGGCAGTGGCTTTGggggcctggctgcagctgcgatTCTAGCCAAAGCTGGCAAGCGAGTTCTGGTACTGGAACAACATACCAAGGCAGGAGGCTGTTGTCATACTTTTGGAAAGAATGGCCTGGAATTTGACACAG GAATCCATTATGTCGGGCACATGCAAGAGGGCAAGAGTAGCCGTCTTATCCTGGACCAGATCACTGAGGGGCAGCTGGAATGGGTCGCCTTGTCTTCTCCGTTTGACATCATGGTACTAGAAGGACCCAACGGCCGAAAAGAGTTCCCCATGTACAGTGGGAAGAAAGCTTACATTCAGGGCCTCAAGGAGAAGTTTCCCCAGGAGGAAGCTGCCATTGACAAATATATAAAGCTGGTTAAG gcGGTGTCCCACGGAGTCGTCCTGGCCATCTTGTTGAAGACCCTCCCATTGCGCATAGCTCAGCTGCTCAGCAAGTGGGGGCCGCTCAcccatttctctgcctttcttcgtGCTTCCACCCAGAGCCTGGATGAGGTCCTGCGGCAGCTGCCGGCCTCCCCGGAGCTCCGGGCGGTGCTCAGCTACATCTTCCCCACTTACG gTGTGACCCCCAGGCACAGTGCCTTCTCCATGCACGCTCTGGTGACGAACCACTACATGGAAGGGGCCTTTTATCCCCGAGGGGGTACCAGTGAGATCGCTTTCCACACCATCCCTGTGATTCAGCGGGCCGGGGGCGCTGTCCTGACCAGCGCTACTGTGCAGAGTGTGTTGCTGGACTCCACTGGGAAAGCCTGTG GTGTCACTGTGAAGAAGGGTCAGGAGCTGGTGAACATCTATTGCCCCATCGTGATCTCCAACGCAGGACTCTTCAATACCTACAAGTACCTACTGCCAGAGAATGCCCGCTGTCTGCCAG GTGTGAGGCAGCAGCTGGAGACGGTGCGGCCTGGCTTGAGCGCCTTCTGTGTTTTCATCGGCCTACGAGGCACCAAGGAGGACCTGGGGCTGCAGGCCACCAACTACTTTGTGTATTTTGACACAGACTTCGACAAGGC GATGGAGCACTACGTCTCGATGCCCAGGGAAAAGGCTGCAGAGCACTTGCCCATCCTCTTCATTGCCTCCTCCTCAGCCAAGGATCCCACTTGGGAGGACCGGTTCCCAG ACCGGTCCACGATGATCGTACTGGTGCCCACCTGCTATGAGTGGTTTGAAGAGtggcaggaggaggcagagggaaagcgGAACAGCGACTATGAGACACTCAAAAACTCCTTTGTTGAAGCCTCTCTGTCGGTTGTGATGAGGCTGTTCCCACAGCTGGAGGGGAAG GTGGAGAGTGTGGTTGGAGGGTCCCCGCTGACCTACCAGTTCTATCTGGCTGCTCCCTGGGGTGCCTGCTATGGGGCCAGCCATGACCTGGACCGCCTACATCCTCATGTGATGACCTCCATGAGGGCCCAAAGCCCCATTCCCAACCTCTACTTGACAG GCCAGGATGTCTTCACCTGTGGGTTGGTGGGGGCCTTGCAAGGGGCCCTACTGTGCAGCAGCACCATCCTGAAGCGGAACTTGTACCTAGACCTTAAGAATCTCAACTCAAGGATCCAGGCTCAGAAGAATTAG